TGACGGTGCTCGGCCTGTTACAGTTTTCCCTGTTACCTATAGCAAACTGGCTGTTTCCCATATTATTCAATCGCGATTTCATCGGCAACAATATGTTGCTGAGCCTGATATTTTGCGGCTCCATATTTTCATTCATAGCATTTGTATTAAACAACGGCATTAATGCCATGAAGATGTTTAGTATACAACTGCCTGTTTACAGCATACTAACTATACTAAGCCTTGTGCTTGGGTGGTTAATTATTCCATATTATGGATTAAACGGCGCGGGCATGGTTTACCTGCTGATGAATATACTATTGTGTATTATGCTGATAAGCACTATGCTTTTCAGGCTAAAGTCCCGGCAAAAAGCGATACATAACCAATTAACAACCAGGTTAGAGGTATGCTGAAGTTTGCAATTGCCATATGCTCAGTTTTGCCGCGGGGTTTGCTGGTGTTTATTTACGATGCCATACGGCCGTTTTCACAAAAAATATTTATCGGTATCAGGTATTGTATCGTTAAAAGTTTGTGCGCGTCGGCAGGCACCAAAATCATTGTCGGCACCAACGTAACGTTTAAGAATTGGAACAGTATAGTTATCGGTTCAAATGTTAGTATACACGACAGTTGTTACATTGAAGGTTATGGCGGTATCATCATAGGCAGTGATGTTTCAATAGCCCATCATTGCTCATTATTAAGCAGCAGCCACACCTGGGATAATCATGACCTCGCCATAAGGTTGAACCCCGTACAAAAGAGGCCACTCAAAATTAACTCGAACGTGTGGCTGGGTTGCGGCGTGCGTGTTTTAGGTGGCGTTACCGTTAACGATAATGTGATAATAGGTGCAGGTGGAGTGGTAACCAAAAGCCTTGCCGCAAATGGTATATACGTGGGCAACCCGATTAAATATTACAAGCAGGTTTATCCTCAACACGCTGGGGTAGAACAACAAGTGTCGGCGTATGAATAGTTTAGTAAATAAATTAATCATAACAACTGTGTTGATACTTGCTATCAACATGCTGTTTTTCCTGGTATTCAATATACCTGTTGGCTGGTATATTTTACCAGTTTCAGCCTGTGGTATACTATCATTATATCAAATAATACGCATCTTTTACATATGCCGTTTAAACGGATTACGGCTGCCGCTGGTATTTTACTTTTATTGTACGTTGTTTTTTGGCTGTTACCTGGCACCGCTTACACATTTTGCGATAAACTTTTGGCTCATATTCAATAATTCGCTGGTATTGCCTGAAAACTGGGAGCCGTATGTATTGATAATTGGTGTTTTAAACGCGCTTGGCCTGGGGCTTTTCACCTTATGTTATCAATTGTTT
This Mucilaginibacter defluvii DNA region includes the following protein-coding sequences:
- a CDS encoding acyltransferase → MLKFAIAICSVLPRGLLVFIYDAIRPFSQKIFIGIRYCIVKSLCASAGTKIIVGTNVTFKNWNSIVIGSNVSIHDSCYIEGYGGIIIGSDVSIAHHCSLLSSSHTWDNHDLAIRLNPVQKRPLKINSNVWLGCGVRVLGGVTVNDNVIIGAGGVVTKSLAANGIYVGNPIKYYKQVYPQHAGVEQQVSAYE